In Planktothrix tepida PCC 9214, the genomic window ATCCCTTGATCTGAAGATATGGCAAAAGGTAATAACCATTTTGAGAGTTGTTTGTAGATAGATGTATTAAAAGCCAGAAATCCAAATTCCTGTTGAATATCTGCCAAATGTTCGCGTCGAGTTGTATCTCTTTGAGA contains:
- a CDS encoding DUF4158 domain-containing protein — its product is SQRDTTRREHLADIQQEFGFLAFNTSIYKQLSKWLLPFAISSDQGMALVGALIDEMRFRKIIIPAISTVERLAWEVRHRAQK